CATATGATACATTTTTAGGCATTCCATGGGTTGGTGCTGGTTATACAAGTAGTGTTGTGCCAATCATATTTATTGTGGCTTTTGCAGCACAGGTTCAAAAGTTTTCTAAAAGAATTATTCCTGAAGTTGTTCAAACGTTCTTAGTACCATTTTTTGTATTATTGATTTCATTACCAATCGGTTTTCTAGTAATTGGTCCAATCATTAGCATGTTAACAGATTTATTAAGTGCTGGATTCCAATCACTAATGGGCTTTTCACCAGCATTATATGGAGTTATCCTTGGTTTCTTCTGGCAAGTATTGGTTATTTTTGGCTTACATTGGAGTGTTGTACCACTTGCTATTATGCAAATTACTCAAGAAGGAGCGAGTCAGGTATTGGTAGGTTCATTTGCAGCTAGTTTTGCACAAACGGCTGTTGTTATGGCAATGTTCTTCAAATTAAAAGATAAAAAAGTCAAAGCGTTATGTCCACCAGCAATTATCTCAGGAATTTTTGGTGTAACAGAACCAGCGATTTACGGAATTACATTACCTAAAAAAACACCGTTTATCTTCTCAATGGTTGGAGGCGCAATCGGCGGATTGTATTTAATGTTTAATGGTGTAACTTCTTATACAATGGGTGGCTTAGGTATTTTCGGTGTTTTAAACTTTATCAATGGTGATGATGCAAGCGGAATGATGCACTCATTTGTAGCAATTCTAATTGCAGTTGTAGTAGGCTTCGGATTAACTTTCTTCTTCTGGAAAGATAATGAAGTTGTTGAAGAAGACACCAAAAAAGATAAAGCACAAAAAGCGATAAAAGAAGCGGTTCTAAGTCCTGTTAAAGGGAATGTTTTACCACTAAGTAAAGCGAGTGATCAAGCGTTTGCTCAAGGTGCATTAGGTAAAGGTGTTTTAATTGAGCCAACTGAAGGTGTAGTTAGAGCGCCCTTTGATGGTACGGTAATGACACTGTTTCCAACGTTACATGCTATTGGATTGATTTCAGATCAAGGAATGGAGTTATTGATTCATATTGGTATGGACACCGTTCAGCTGGAAGGACAAGGATTTGAAGGCAAAGTTGCTCAAGGAGACAAAGTAAAAAAAGGACAAGTTTTAGTGACATTTGATATTGATGCAATTAAAGCAGCAGGTTATAGCGTGGAAACACCTATTATTGTAACAAATACTGCCGATTATTTAGACATTGTGGAAACACAAGATCGCGAAGTAACGTCAAATGATACATTAATTACAGGTTTAGCATAAAGTAAAAAATGAAGTGGAGTAAAACAGCAAATGTTTTGTTCCACTTTCAAAATTTAGAATAAAGGGTGGAATTTGACTATGGCATTTAGAAAAGACTTTTTATGGGGCGGCGCAACAGCGGCCAATCAATGTGAAGGTGGATATAACGAAGGAGGACGTGGGTTAGCAAACGTCGATTTAGCTCCTGTTGGACCAGATCGTTTTCCAGTAATCACAGGGGAGATGAAAATGTTTGATTTTGATGACGAACATTTTTACCCAGCTCAAAACGCAATCGACATGTATCATCGTTATAAAGAAGACATCACTTTATTTGGCGAAATGGGCTTTAAAACCTACCGTCTATCTATCGCTTGGAGTCGTATTTTCCCTCTAGGAGACGAAACAGAGCCGAATGAAGAAGGCTTGAAGTTCTATGAAGATTTGTTCAAAGAATGTCGTAAATACAATATAGAGCCTCTTGTAACGATCACTCACTTTGATTGTCCGATGCACCTGGTGGAAAAATATGGGGCATGGCGCAGTCGTGAATTAGTCGGATTCTATGAAAATCTATGTAACGTAATCTTCAATCGCTATAAAGGACTAGTAAAATATTGGTTGACCTTCAATGAAATCAATATGATTTTACACGCACCATTTATGGGTGCTGGACTTTATTTTGAAGAAGGCGAAAACAAAGAACAAGTCAAATACCAAGCGGCACACCACGAATTATTGGCCAGTGCCATCGCGACTAAAATCGCTCATGAAGTAGATCCAGAAAACCAAGTGGGCTGTATGTTAGCAGCAGGGACAAACTATGCGTATACGTGTAAGCCAGAAGACGTTTGGGCAGCACGGAAAGCTGATCGCGAGAACTTTTTCTTCATTGATGTTCAATCTCGCGGGGAATACCCAGCCTATGCGTTGAAAGAACTAGAACGCCAAGGAATTGACTTACCGATTGAAGACGGCGATTTAGAGTTACTAAAAGAGCATACTGTTGATTTTATCTCGTTCTCTTATTACTCTTCACGTGTGCAATCAACGGACCCAGCCATCAATGAACAAACCGCAGGGAATATCTTTGCTTCAGTGAAAAACCCCTATTTAGAAGCAAGCGAATGGGGCTGGCAAATCGATCCATTAGGTTTGCGTACAACAATGAACGACTTATATGACCGTTACCAAAAACCATTATTCATCGTGGAAAACGGCTTAGGAGCAGTGGATACACCAGATGAACACGGCAATGTAATCGATGATTATCGTATTGAGTATTTAGCGGCTCATATCCAAGCGATGAAAGATGCCGTAGAACTGGATGGTGTAGATTTACTAGGCTATACAACATGGGGCTGTATCGATTTAGTGTCAGCTGGAACAGGTGAAATGAAAAAACGCTACGGCTTTATCTACGTGGATCGTGACAATGAAGGGAACGGTACATTGAAACGTTCGAAGAAAAAATCATTTGACTGGTATAAAAAAGTCATTGCCACAAATGGGGAAGATTTGACGAACAATTAATTTTTAGGAGGAAAAATTAATGAAGAAGTTAGTTAAGTTTCTTGGGGTACTAAGCTTAAGTTTGTTTGTTGCGACAGGGTGTGGTGATAGTAATAAAAATAAATCAGAATCTGATTCGTCAAAAGAAGCATCTAAAGAATTAACCTTATATATTGTTAGACATGGGAAAACAATGTTGAATACAACTGATCGTGTACAGGGATGGTCTGATGCAGTTTTAACAAAAGCTGGAGAAGAAGTTGTAACAGCTGCTGGAGTCGGCTTGAAAGATATTGATTTTCAAAATGCGTATAGTAGTGACAGCGGACGAGCGATTCAAACCGCCAATTTAATTATCAAAGAAAATAAAAAATCTTCTGATTTAAAAGTGATTACGGATGAACGTTTAAGGGAATTCAATTTTGGCACATATGAAGGCGATTTGAATCATACAATGTGGCAAGATATTGCAGATGATCAAGGGATAACATTGGAAGAATTTTTAAAAAATATGACGCCAGAATCATTTGCTAATAGTGTGGCGAAATTAGATGCAAAAAATGTTGAAGAAGCAAAAATCAATTGGCCAGCTGAAGATTATAAAACGATAACAACGCGTCTTAAAGCTGGTATAGAAGATATCATTGAAAAAGAAATAAACAATGAAGGTAGTGGAAATATACTGATCGCCTCACATGGATTGAGTATTTCAGCTTTGTTAGCGACACTGTTTGAAGAGTATAAAATCCCAGAAGGCGGATTGAAAAATGCTAGTGTTTGTACAGTGAAGTACAAAGATGGCAAGTACACATTAGATAAAGTTAATGACTTAAGCTATGTTGAAGCTGGACAAAAGTAAGTAAACAGACCAGCAGAGCCCAAAACAAAACTGGTTTTTAGTTTTGTTTTGGGTTTTACATTTTTTCATCAGCTTTTGAAACAATTCTACTCATTTTTTGTGTATAATAAGAACAAAAAGAAGGAAAAGGGATAAATTATGCTAACTATTACAAATTTCCGTGACATTGGCGGCATCAAAAATCAAGAAGGAAAAGAAATCAAGAAGAACGTTTTCTTACGATCGGGAGAACTATCTAATTTAACCAAAGAAGATGAACAACGTTTAGCAACAAATTATCGTTTAGGCAAAATCATTGATTTGAGAAGTGAAGCTGAAGTAGAAGAAAGACCAGATAAACCTGTACCTGAAGCTGAATACATTCATATTGATATATTAGAAGATATTCAAGATGAAGGAGCTTCAATTGGGGATTTTGTTAAAATCGGCTCACCTGAAAAATCAGCCTCTTATATGGAAAAGCTTTATTCAGATATCGCATTAAACAGTGTAGCTCAAAAAGGATATACACAGTTTTTCGAGCATGTTTTAAATTTAGAAAACCAAGAGAGCTTGCTATTCCACTGTTTTGCTGGAAAAGATCGAACAGGAATTGCAGCACTTTTATTATTGGAGACGTTAAATACACCCAGAGAAGCTATTTACACAGACTATTTACTAACCAACAAACTAAGACAAAAAGAAAATGCATGGATTTTAGAACAAGCGAAAAATGCGCAACAGTTAGAAGCTTCTAATTTAGAAGCGCTACAGGTTGCTCTAAATGTAGATAAAAGTTATTTAGACAATTTTTATCAAACAGTTGAAAAACAATATGGCGACATCAGTGCATATTTAAAACAAGCAATTGGTATTGATAAAGGAACCAAAGAAATCATCAATCAACGCTTTTTAGTAGATTAGATAGCAGGGGTAAGAAAGGATTCATATGAATAGAAACCAACATATTGATTTATTAAATCGCTGCGTTGAACTCTCTCAACAGGCTCGTGAACATGGAAATACTCCTTTTGGCGCTCTATTAGTAGGCAAAGAAGGAACTGTTCTTTTAGAGCAGGAAAATATTGAAATCACTGAACATATTTGTACAGGACATGCGGAAACGACTTTAGCAGCGAAAGCGTCAGAAAAATACAGCAAAGAATTTTTATGGGAATGTACCCTCTATACTACCGCTGAACCATGTGCAATGTGTACAGGAGCGATTTATTGGGCAAATATAGGAACAATTGTGTATGCCATGACTGAAAAACGTCTACTGGAACTAACAGGTGATAATAAACAGAATCCAACATTTAATTTACCTTCAAAGGAAATATTAAAACATGGGCAAAAAGAGATTCAAGTTTTAGGACCGTTTCCAGAAGTTGAACAAGCCGCGGCCACTGTTCATCAAGGATACTGGAATAACTAAAAAGGATAAGGCAAGACAGCTTTATTAAGCTTTGAAATGATTGGGATGTGGCTCGCTGAGTTATGTTCCAATCTTCTTTTTTTAAAAATTCAGAATTTTCCGATAAAATATTGACATTTTAATGAGATAAGTGAATAATAGAAAAAATAACCATAAAAATACAAAAGGAGTTGGGAACGAATAATGATCATTAAACCATCACTACCTCAAGAAATGACTGTGTTTTTTGATGCTGAAAACCAGCCAAATGAAAATGTTCAGATGGGTGTAGTTATTTTACAACCAGGTGAAAAAAGACCGCTCGAAGGATTTGCCAGACATGAGCAAGATGAGTATTCGTATGTGGTTTCGGGAAAAGCACATACGATTTTAGAAGACGGACAAGATCTTGTGGGAATGCCGGGTGATGCACAACTGATCGAAGCTGGCGAAGGTCATATCAACTATAATGATGGAGATGAACCAGCAGTGGTTGTTTGGGTATTGGTTGAGCGCATTAAAAAATGAATATAGAGGAGAAATGTATGAAAAAAACAATTACATCAATCATTGGATTAACGTTAATTCTGATGATTGTTTCGGGATGCTCTAGTGAAAAAAAAGAGAGAACAGTTAAAGAATCACAACCATTAAATCTAATGTCTCCATCGGAATTAACGACATTGGATACATCGGTTATGTTAGATTTTCCAGATGCTATCGTTCAAACTGCAGCATTTGAAGGATTGTATGCACTAGATGACAAAGATCAATTAATTCCAGCCGTAGCCAAGGAAATGCCTTCTATCTCTGAGGACGGTAAAACGTACACAATTACATTACGAAAAGAGGCTATTTGGAGTAACGATGATCCAGTTACCGCTAAAGATTTTGAATATGCATGGAAAAAAATGATTGATCCTAAAAATGGTTTTGTCTATAGCTTTTTAGTGGTAGATACTATTTTAAATGCAGAAGAAATTTCGGCTGGACAAAAAACAGTGGATGAATTAGGAGTAAAAGCGATCGATGATCATACATTAGAAGTAAAACTAAAAGAAGCAAAACCATATTTTCCCTCTGTTTTAGCGTTTCCAACATTTTTCCCGCAAAATCAAAAAGCTGTAGAGAAATTTGGTAAAGATTATGGCACAACAGGTGAAAAAACCGTTTATAATGGCCCGTTTATCGTGGAAAATTGGAAACAAACAGACTTAAGATGGGACTTAAAGAAAAATGAAAAGTATTGGGATCGCCAAAATGTAAAATCAGAAAACATTCATTATGAAGTTGTCAAAGAAGCATCTACAGCGCTAAACCTTTTTGAAGATGGACAGTTGGATATTGCGACAATCACAGGAGAATTAGCCAAACAAAATCAAAGTAACCCAGACTATCATTCCTATCCGAGTGCAACGATGAACTACATTCGTTTAAATCAAAAACGCAAAGGCAAGGATACACCGCTAAAAAATGAGCATTTAAGAAAAGCCTTAGCACTAGGGATCGATAAAGAAAATTTAGTAAACAATGTGATTGCTGATGGTTCAAAACCATTATACGGTGCTATTACAGAAGGATTTGTAAGTAATCCAAAAACAGGTATAGACTTTCGTGAAGAAGCAGGCAATCTGATGAGCTATAATAAAGAAGAAGCCTTAAAGTATTGGGAACTAGCTAAAAAAGAGTTGGGAGAAAAAATTACCCTGGATTTAATGGTTACAGACGACGGTTCCTATAGAAAAATGGGTGAAAGTCTACAAGGAAGTTTAGAAAAACTATTTTCTGGCTTAAAAATCAATCTGTCCGCATTGCCAACGGAAACGGCACTAAATTTAAGTCGTGAAAGTGATTATGATATGTTCTTGATTTATTGGACGCCTGATTATCAAGATCCAATATCGACTCTAGGGATGCTTCGTTCAGGAAATGATCGAAATTATGCTAATCCTACGTATGATTTGTTATTAGATGAAGCGTCTAAAAAATATGCTACAGATTTACAAAGACGTTGGGACGCCTTGATTGCTGCTGAAAAAGAAGGAATTGAAAACACTGCTGGAATGATTATCATTAGTCAAAACCAACAATCTGTTTTACAAAATCCTCAAGTCAAAGGTGTGAGTTACCATACTTTTGCGGCACCATTAACACTGAAAAATATGTATAAAGAAACTGAATAATCTTATTTTTAGAAAGTCTTTCAAAAAGAAAGGCTTTTTTAATCAAATCAATATCCCGAAGAGCTAGAACATTGTATCATATAGATATATAGAAAAAAGGAGTAGAAGACAATGACAAATAAACATCAAAAACAAGCAAGTGGAGTTATTTTGAAGAATGTTGAAGAAGAAATTCGTTTGTATATTCTTAAACTACGCCCAGACCTTACTGAAGATTCGAAGGTGGCGTTTCCTGACTTACTGAATTATCGTTTAGAGTATATCAAAGAACTGATTTCAAGCGATTCCGGAAAAATGGAACAATTAAATGAAACGATTATGCAGAGTATTAAAAAGAACACCACGATTACCGATAAGCTAGATTCTTCTGCAGAGCAAAACTTGACAACAGGACAAAAAACAGCGGATGGGATTGCTAAATTCGGTGGAAGCTGGCCATTTATTTTCATTTTTATTGCTATTTTAGTTACATGGATTGCGGTCAATTCCACAATGATTTTTTTCAAACCATTTGATCCATATCCGTATATTTTACTTAATTTAGCTTTATCCTGCTTGGCGGCTATTCAAGCACCGGTTATTATGATGAGTCAGAATAGACAAGAAGAGAGAGACCGAAAACAAGCTGCAAATGACTATCAAGTCAATCTAAAAGCTGAAATAGAAGTTAATTTACTTCATGAAAAAATGGATTATTTGATTAACAGCCAATGGCAACATTTAGTTCAAATGCAAAATATGCAGATTGAATTATTAGGGGAATTGCAAGAACAAATCAATGAACTAAGTAAAAAGGAATGAAACAAGAATGGAAAGAAAAGTTGAAGTGGTAGGTGCCAAAAAAGAGTGGAAAGATCAGTTTAAACAAATGAAAGAACAACTTGACGCAGTTTTCACAGACGAATTAATAGCTATTCATCATATTGGCAGTACCGCAATCGAAGGTATCTATGCAAAACCAATATTGGATATTTTAGTGGTGGTAAATGATATTGAAAAAGTGGCTCATTATCAACCTGCAATGCAACGATTAGGCTATGAATGTTTAGGTGAAAATGGGATTTCAAAACGCCGCTTTTTTATAAAAGGAGCAACGTACAGAAGTCACCATGTTCACGTTTTTCAAAAAGGAAATCCAGAAATTGAGCGTCACCTAAACTTTAGAGATTATTTGAACCACCATTCAAAAGAGGCACAAGAGTACAGCCAATTAAAAGTGAAACTAGCGAAAAAATTTCCCTATGATATTCAATCTTACATCGAGGGCAAAGATGCTTTTATCAAAGAAATTGATCGGAAATCTATCAGTTGGAAAAGAGAGGACTTATGAAGCATAGGAAAGCAACAAAAAAAGAATACAACTCTTTAGTAGAAATCTGGAGCAAATCAGTGAAACAAACACATGATTTTTTACGAATAGAAGATTTTGAAGCAATCAAACAAGAATTGCCTACGTATTTTCCAAACTTGGATGTTCAACTTTGGTTTGACCAAGAAAAAATGATTGGTTTTTCTGGAGTTGATGGGAATAAAATAGAAATGCTTTTTTTAGATCCTGCATTTATTGGACAAGGGTACGGTAGACAAATTCTTACTGATTTATTCAATGAACAGACTATTCAATTTGTTGATGTGAATGAACAAAATAAATCTGCAAAAGCATTTTATCAAGTAATGGGCTTTACCGTATACGATCGTAGTGAAGTGGATGAAGCTAGTAGAGCGTATCCAATTTTACACTTAAGAAAATGATCTAGGATGAGGTTGGGTTATGACTTGTGAAGTTATGCCCCAATCCCATCCTAAATTTGAATAAATAAAAACTTTTGTCTTTTCAATACAGCTAACTTAATTAGCTAAGCTAGTACTTCTTTCAAACATTTTTTGTAAAAAAGCTGCTCGCTGTTTGTCGCTTCGATTTTTCAATGAAGATAATGAATAATGTTTGACGTTCTTAATACCTGACATATGTAGAACTTGCTTTTTTAAAACAGTGCCGTAATCTTGCTGGAAAAAGGTTTTATACCATTTTGGCGCATCTTCAGTTGTAATAATCCAAGCAGATGTATTTTTTAAAAGACCAATCGGTAAATGCCCTTTATAATCGTAAGCAAAGCCTTTACTGAAAACTTTATCAATAAATCCTTTCAAAATTGCCGGCATTCCACCCCACCAAATAGGGAAAATAAAAATGATGTGATCCGCCCATAAAATCTTTTCACGGTAAATCGCCGTTTCTTCTTCAAATTTCATATTTCGTCTTTTTTTGGTCTCATTGAATACCAATACAGGATCGAAGTTTTCTTTATATAAATCAATAATATCCACGGTGTTCTTTTGTTTTGTACCTTCTTGAATACTTGTCAAAATAGCATGGGTATATCCTGTTACATTTGGGTATGCATAGATAATCAACACGTTCATTTATACTCACTCCTAAAATAAATTTAATGATGTAAATCTTTAAAGATTGTATCGGTAAACAACAATAATTCAGTTTTCATTTGTTCGAAGTTGCTCTCGCATTCTTCGTAAGTTTCAGGAATGGGCAAAGAGTTCATTGATTCAATAATCATTTGATAATGGCGGATAGCTGTTTCTAATGATAGGATTTTATCTGCCAACAATTTCCGACTACGTTGATCGCATTCTAAAGAAACAGGTTGATCAAATAACTTAAGTAGTTCTTTCATCTCTTTTAAAGAAAAATGTGCATATTTCATGACCGAAATATATTTTAAACGCGCAAATTCATTTTCACCGTATATACGATAATTATTGATATCTCGTTTTGGAAAAAGTAACTTCTCTTTTTCATAATATCTAATTGTGTCTTCACTCAAATGAACGCGTTGAGCAATCTCTTTGATTGTCCATGTAGATTCCATAAATATCACCTCAAAATCATCTTAACATTGGAGTATACTCCAATGTCAATCACAATTTATAGTTAAAATTAGGTGGTAATGATTTTAATCTTTTATGTAAAATAAAAAATAGTTCTTTTTTTTTATTAAAAAGCTCTGTTTTCCTTGCAAATACTAGGGATTGGCTTGTTTTTTTTGTTTTAAAGTTCAAAAAAAATAGAGATAGGAATGAAAAAAATGACAAAAAAACTTCAATTTAATAGCATATTACTTGATATAAGAGATTGAGAGATACTATAATGAACATAAGTCAGCGGTTTTAGCTGCTTAGTTATGGGAGGAGAGAGCATTATGTTTAGTTATACAGATATGATTTTGTCAGTAATGCAACGTGTTGAAGTCTACAATGAGATTTTTAATGCCATTTCTAAGGAAGTACAAGAGAACAGCTGTAGCCAAGCCATTAACAGAAGAGGTAAAGATACATATTTATTTTGCCGAAACAATGTTAATCGGTTCTTTGTAGAAGAAGCTAGTTTTAGAAAAAACTTAGTTCATTATGGCGAAAAAGAAGCAACAAGAATCCTGCTTGAAGGTTTGGATGCTTATAAAGAGGGGATCTATTTTTGGCTTGAAGCGTTAAACGATAAGTGTGAAGTGATTGATGAAATCAAATATAAACGTGGTTTGAATGGCACTGAAAGTTCATTTAGACTAATCAATCAAGCTTGTAAAGAGGCTTGTGGCGGCATTCAAAGCGCACATAGCGTGCATAAAATGTAAATAATTTAATAAGATAAATACATTGTTTTAACATCGACGTATTTGTTTGTTAAAGATGAAATTATTTTTTTATATAAAAAGATGACTACTATTCGCAGTTTGGGTATGAGGAAAAAAGTGATGTTTACTTTTTTCTCATACCCTTTTTGGCCTAATTTTGTTTTTTTATAATTATAGCTGCATGAGAGAATTTTTCAATTAAAGCATCTAGTTCTAAATCAATTTCTTGCTCATTTGTAAGATCTCGATGTAAAAATTTAGGTGGAGAAGCTAGCATATCAATCAACGTAATACCGATTGTTTTATGTTCATCAAATAAAATTGTAATTTGGGGATGAACAATTGTCTCACCGCACGATCCCGCAACTAAATAAGCCATTTCAATCGATTGTTCATCCAGCGTTCGAATTCGATAATACCCAGTGTCAACAAACTTTTTCTCATCGCTAAAGCTGTGCTTCAATTCTTCTATTTTTTTTCTTCTGTTCATCCCAAGCCTGCTCCTTTTTTTATTTATTATAACATAACTGTATGAATCCACTTATTTAATGATAAAGAGCCATTTCTCCTGAATGTATTCTATTTATAGAAAGTAAATAAAGAAAATAATATTTGAAAAAAGATATAAAATACACATAATTCTCAAAAATTTATATTTTTATTTAAAAATATGATAAATAAAAGACTGGGATTTGGTAGACTTAATAAAAAAAATAGATTAAAATTAATTTTATTCGAATAATATATGGTAAATATATCTAAAAAATATGTTTTTGGTGTAAAAGTGATGTAGATTAGTTTAGAATAATACTTGCAGCTGATAAGCTGATTACTTTATAAAGGGGAACGGCAGCATGTACAATGTAGGATTTGTTTTGCTTGATGGGGCGGATGAAAAAAAATATGCAGACCTATTAAAAAGTGAGCAACTAAGCATACATCTAAGTAGTAGATATGAAAGCGATGATAAAATAGAGAACTATCACGGTATTGTCATCTATGAACAGCATATACAAAATATTGGTGTTATTTGCGAAATGATTATTGATTTAAAGAAAAAACAGGATATGTTTATTTGGATAATTTCAGAAAGAGCAAACAAAATGAATCACATTGTTTATTTGCGGCTTGGTGCAGATGGTATATTCGACACGGAGACAGATCCAGAAGAATATAAACTTTTGATGACGAACGCATTTAACAGATATGATCGAACATATTCGGTCATGACAAATAACCTAAAGAAAACAAAAAAGCCAATGGATTCATCCGATTTGCAATTGCGAGCATGCAACTTTAGCGTTGTCTTAAATGGGAAAGAAATCAATTTGACGAAGTTAGAATTTAAAACGATGGAATTTTTACAAACGCAGCCAGGAGTTGCTGTTTCATACGAAGAAATTTATAAAAATGTTTGGAAAGATGAAAGTAAGAACAAACAATATCGGGTATCTAATTTGATTTTTCATTTAAGACAAAAAATTGAAGAAGATGCCGCACATCCTAGATATATTAGAACTGTTCGTTCAAAAGGATATCAATTGATGTTGTAAATGTAACTGTTTAATAAACTCTGTCATGGCGGTTGATCTGAACGAGAGTGAGGACGATGACGGTGACAACGAACGAGGAATGTATGTTTTCTCTTTTTCTAGCCAATTGTTGAACATAAACAAAAATAGAGAA
The DNA window shown above is from Enterococcus sp. 4G2_DIV0659 and carries:
- a CDS encoding nucleoside deaminase; the protein is MNRNQHIDLLNRCVELSQQAREHGNTPFGALLVGKEGTVLLEQENIEITEHICTGHAETTLAAKASEKYSKEFLWECTLYTTAEPCAMCTGAIYWANIGTIVYAMTEKRLLELTGDNKQNPTFNLPSKEILKHGQKEIQVLGPFPEVEQAAATVHQGYWNN
- a CDS encoding tyrosine-protein phosphatase is translated as MLTITNFRDIGGIKNQEGKEIKKNVFLRSGELSNLTKEDEQRLATNYRLGKIIDLRSEAEVEERPDKPVPEAEYIHIDILEDIQDEGASIGDFVKIGSPEKSASYMEKLYSDIALNSVAQKGYTQFFEHVLNLENQESLLFHCFAGKDRTGIAALLLLETLNTPREAIYTDYLLTNKLRQKENAWILEQAKNAQQLEASNLEALQVALNVDKSYLDNFYQTVEKQYGDISAYLKQAIGIDKGTKEIINQRFLVD
- a CDS encoding beta-glucoside-specific PTS transporter subunit IIABC, which encodes MGKYHDLAQKIVNNVGGKENINSLTHCITRLRFKLKDESKANDDILKNMDGVVTVMKSGGQYQVVIGNHVPAVYEEVVSIAGISSDTEQESSGGNLFNRLIDILSGCFQPFLGALAAAGMVKGLNALLVFLKLYSATSGTYTMLNGIGDAIFYFMPVILGYTAARKFNLNPMVGIVIGAALCYPTVQGSALQAAFEKTAGAGAAAPYSLLGLPAYDTFLGIPWVGAGYTSSVVPIIFIVAFAAQVQKFSKRIIPEVVQTFLVPFFVLLISLPIGFLVIGPIISMLTDLLSAGFQSLMGFSPALYGVILGFFWQVLVIFGLHWSVVPLAIMQITQEGASQVLVGSFAASFAQTAVVMAMFFKLKDKKVKALCPPAIISGIFGVTEPAIYGITLPKKTPFIFSMVGGAIGGLYLMFNGVTSYTMGGLGIFGVLNFINGDDASGMMHSFVAILIAVVVGFGLTFFFWKDNEVVEEDTKKDKAQKAIKEAVLSPVKGNVLPLSKASDQAFAQGALGKGVLIEPTEGVVRAPFDGTVMTLFPTLHAIGLISDQGMELLIHIGMDTVQLEGQGFEGKVAQGDKVKKGQVLVTFDIDAIKAAGYSVETPIIVTNTADYLDIVETQDREVTSNDTLITGLA
- a CDS encoding DUF1003 domain-containing protein; this encodes MTNKHQKQASGVILKNVEEEIRLYILKLRPDLTEDSKVAFPDLLNYRLEYIKELISSDSGKMEQLNETIMQSIKKNTTITDKLDSSAEQNLTTGQKTADGIAKFGGSWPFIFIFIAILVTWIAVNSTMIFFKPFDPYPYILLNLALSCLAAIQAPVIMMSQNRQEERDRKQAANDYQVNLKAEIEVNLLHEKMDYLINSQWQHLVQMQNMQIELLGELQEQINELSKKE
- a CDS encoding cupin domain-containing protein; the protein is MIIKPSLPQEMTVFFDAENQPNENVQMGVVILQPGEKRPLEGFARHEQDEYSYVVSGKAHTILEDGQDLVGMPGDAQLIEAGEGHINYNDGDEPAVVVWVLVERIKK
- a CDS encoding peptide ABC transporter substrate-binding protein; this translates as MKKTITSIIGLTLILMIVSGCSSEKKERTVKESQPLNLMSPSELTTLDTSVMLDFPDAIVQTAAFEGLYALDDKDQLIPAVAKEMPSISEDGKTYTITLRKEAIWSNDDPVTAKDFEYAWKKMIDPKNGFVYSFLVVDTILNAEEISAGQKTVDELGVKAIDDHTLEVKLKEAKPYFPSVLAFPTFFPQNQKAVEKFGKDYGTTGEKTVYNGPFIVENWKQTDLRWDLKKNEKYWDRQNVKSENIHYEVVKEASTALNLFEDGQLDIATITGELAKQNQSNPDYHSYPSATMNYIRLNQKRKGKDTPLKNEHLRKALALGIDKENLVNNVIADGSKPLYGAITEGFVSNPKTGIDFREEAGNLMSYNKEEALKYWELAKKELGEKITLDLMVTDDGSYRKMGESLQGSLEKLFSGLKINLSALPTETALNLSRESDYDMFLIYWTPDYQDPISTLGMLRSGNDRNYANPTYDLLLDEASKKYATDLQRRWDALIAAEKEGIENTAGMIIISQNQQSVLQNPQVKGVSYHTFAAPLTLKNMYKETE
- a CDS encoding histidine phosphatase family protein, coding for MKKLVKFLGVLSLSLFVATGCGDSNKNKSESDSSKEASKELTLYIVRHGKTMLNTTDRVQGWSDAVLTKAGEEVVTAAGVGLKDIDFQNAYSSDSGRAIQTANLIIKENKKSSDLKVITDERLREFNFGTYEGDLNHTMWQDIADDQGITLEEFLKNMTPESFANSVAKLDAKNVEEAKINWPAEDYKTITTRLKAGIEDIIEKEINNEGSGNILIASHGLSISALLATLFEEYKIPEGGLKNASVCTVKYKDGKYTLDKVNDLSYVEAGQK
- a CDS encoding 6-phospho-beta-glucosidase, with translation MAFRKDFLWGGATAANQCEGGYNEGGRGLANVDLAPVGPDRFPVITGEMKMFDFDDEHFYPAQNAIDMYHRYKEDITLFGEMGFKTYRLSIAWSRIFPLGDETEPNEEGLKFYEDLFKECRKYNIEPLVTITHFDCPMHLVEKYGAWRSRELVGFYENLCNVIFNRYKGLVKYWLTFNEINMILHAPFMGAGLYFEEGENKEQVKYQAAHHELLASAIATKIAHEVDPENQVGCMLAAGTNYAYTCKPEDVWAARKADRENFFFIDVQSRGEYPAYALKELERQGIDLPIEDGDLELLKEHTVDFISFSYYSSRVQSTDPAINEQTAGNIFASVKNPYLEASEWGWQIDPLGLRTTMNDLYDRYQKPLFIVENGLGAVDTPDEHGNVIDDYRIEYLAAHIQAMKDAVELDGVDLLGYTTWGCIDLVSAGTGEMKKRYGFIYVDRDNEGNGTLKRSKKKSFDWYKKVIATNGEDLTNN
- a CDS encoding GrpB family protein, whose product is MERKVEVVGAKKEWKDQFKQMKEQLDAVFTDELIAIHHIGSTAIEGIYAKPILDILVVVNDIEKVAHYQPAMQRLGYECLGENGISKRRFFIKGATYRSHHVHVFQKGNPEIERHLNFRDYLNHHSKEAQEYSQLKVKLAKKFPYDIQSYIEGKDAFIKEIDRKSISWKREDL